The following proteins are co-located in the Pirellulales bacterium genome:
- a CDS encoding pilus assembly protein: MNNARFLNSIGRRRTQRRHRRGASVVEFALVAPVFFMLLIGIIEVGRALMIQQVLVNASRVGARQAVVLTSSTDAVTSAVADYATGIGVAGVATTVTPNPGTATAGTPITVTTSVDFSNVSWIPSPWFMGGKTITASSVMRKEGF; this comes from the coding sequence ATGAACAACGCTCGCTTTCTCAACTCGATCGGCCGGCGACGCACGCAGCGCCGTCATCGTCGCGGGGCCTCGGTCGTCGAGTTTGCGCTCGTGGCGCCGGTGTTCTTCATGCTGCTGATCGGCATCATCGAGGTGGGTCGGGCGCTGATGATCCAGCAGGTGCTCGTCAACGCCTCGCGCGTCGGGGCCCGCCAGGCGGTCGTCCTGACCTCCTCGACGGACGCGGTGACCAGCGCCGTCGCGGATTACGCCACGGGGATCGGCGTCGCGGGGGTCGCGACGACCGTCACGCCCAATCCGGGCACGGCGACCGCGGGAACCCCGATCACCGTGACCACGTCGGTCGACTTCTCGAACGTGAGCTGGATCCCCAGCCCCTGGTTCATGGGGGGCAAGACCATCACCGCGTCGTCGGTGATGCGCAAGGAAGGGTTCTGA
- a CDS encoding pilus assembly protein, whose product MDPLASNRRVVGRNPRARRRLGSDSRRGAVAVEFACVAPLLLGLIVGVSELTRIYEVQNVLESAAREGARFAALDRDGMLLPGQTANNKLVSDVKNFLATMGFDKNDVAVAVVRASDPSQAFDLDDPANDMELFKVQVSIPYSKVSYTPVAQDSDYALSAAITFRNGRATLSD is encoded by the coding sequence ATGGACCCCCTCGCCTCGAACCGCCGCGTCGTCGGCCGCAATCCTCGTGCCCGTCGCCGCCTTGGGTCCGACTCGCGCCGCGGCGCGGTGGCGGTCGAGTTCGCCTGCGTGGCGCCCCTGCTCTTGGGGCTGATCGTGGGAGTGAGCGAATTGACGCGGATATACGAGGTGCAGAACGTGCTCGAGTCGGCCGCTCGCGAAGGCGCCCGGTTCGCCGCGCTCGACCGCGACGGCATGCTCCTCCCGGGCCAGACCGCCAACAACAAACTGGTCAGCGACGTGAAGAACTTTCTCGCCACGATGGGCTTCGACAAGAACGACGTGGCCGTGGCCGTCGTCAGGGCGAGCGATCCCTCGCAAGCGTTCGATCTGGACGACCCCGCCAACGACATGGAACTGTTCAAGGTGCAGGTGTCGATCCCCTACTCGAAGGTTAGCTACACCCCCGTCGCACAGGACAGCGACTACGCATTGTCGGCGGCGATCACGTTCCGCAACGGCCGCGCCACGTTGTCGGATTGA
- a CDS encoding pilus assembly protein — protein MVLRLAHIRRARRSSRRGTTVVETAFILPVFMFLVFALIEFGHAQMVTNVLNSAVRVAARMGATEGTTTANVTARVNQTMNSAIKAGATSVFVKDASAFDSANPPAATGAGIEDLPNLEVSAAEPRQMFVVRARVAYNDVALVPMPFMNGVVLQAQSFMRHE, from the coding sequence ATGGTGCTCCGTCTCGCCCACATCCGCCGCGCTCGGCGCTCCTCGCGCCGCGGAACCACGGTCGTCGAGACGGCGTTCATCTTGCCCGTGTTCATGTTCCTGGTGTTCGCGCTGATCGAGTTCGGCCATGCCCAAATGGTGACCAACGTGCTGAACAGCGCGGTGCGCGTCGCGGCCCGGATGGGCGCCACCGAGGGAACGACCACGGCCAACGTGACCGCGCGGGTCAATCAGACGATGAATTCGGCGATCAAGGCGGGCGCGACTTCGGTGTTCGTCAAGGACGCCAGCGCGTTCGACTCGGCGAACCCGCCCGCCGCGACCGGCGCGGGGATCGAAGACTTGCCGAACCTGGAGGTCTCCGCCGCCGAACCGCGGCAGATGTTCGTGGTTCGGGCGCGGGTCGCTTACAACGACGTCGCGTTGGTTCCGATGCCCTTCATGAACGGCGTGGTGCTGCAGGCCCAGTCGTTTATGCGTCACGAGTGA